One genomic region from Nostoc sphaeroides encodes:
- a CDS encoding pentapeptide repeat-containing protein: protein MGDNRLKILKESQEQFQNKVGSLLKKPKFWFISITVILLIYLAACIIALPKSNKNVISNDQEPERLTKLRESLNKVKAINDPLVREFTLQQEAKTFNILVNDYRQLFQIYRRNQEVLPDYPIHQWSILEWYTWLFEKVTSKKRSELIRNGFFLAIEKGVLITGSIAFLRWVWEAPQRRKQEQYQAWQIIHLADGKEVSGARIQALEDLNKQKVSLEGLTAEKANLERIHLEKANLSYANLSYAKLRYANLQGTDLKRANLQETDLQDANLTNANLIGANLTEASLHDANLTEAKLTNAKLDGVWLSRANLIGVKLQRAKLTNASLDEADLSGAWLHRANLTNANLNGASLAEGRLHEAKLCRAELYEADLTKADLWKADLSGADLSGANLSGADLSGANLSGANLSGANLSGADLSGAKNLIAEQIKNVAKNWEYAKYDKNFRKELGLPPQQ from the coding sequence ATGGGTGACAATAGACTAAAAATTTTGAAAGAGAGTCAGGAGCAATTCCAAAATAAAGTAGGTTCACTACTAAAAAAACCTAAATTTTGGTTTATTTCAATCACTGTAATACTTCTGATATATTTAGCAGCTTGTATAATTGCTTTACCTAAGTCTAATAAGAATGTCATTTCAAATGATCAAGAACCAGAGCGCTTAACTAAGCTACGTGAAAGTTTGAATAAAGTCAAAGCTATAAATGATCCACTCGTTCGTGAGTTTACATTACAACAAGAAGCAAAAACTTTTAATATATTGGTGAATGACTACCGACAATTGTTTCAAATTTATCGTCGAAATCAAGAAGTTCTTCCAGACTATCCAATACATCAATGGTCAATACTAGAATGGTATACTTGGTTATTTGAAAAAGTCACATCTAAGAAACGAAGTGAATTAATCAGAAATGGTTTTTTTCTAGCTATAGAGAAAGGTGTTTTAATAACTGGATCTATTGCTTTTTTGAGATGGGTTTGGGAAGCACCACAACGGAGGAAACAAGAACAGTATCAGGCATGGCAAATAATACACTTGGCAGATGGTAAAGAGGTTAGCGGTGCAAGAATACAAGCTCTTGAAGATTTAAATAAACAAAAAGTGTCTTTGGAAGGATTAACAGCCGAAAAAGCAAATTTAGAACGAATTCATTTGGAGAAGGCTAACCTAAGTTATGCCAATCTAAGTTATGCCAAGCTAAGGTATGCCAACCTCCAGGGAACTGACCTTAAAAGAGCCAACCTCCAGGAAACTGACCTTCAGGATGCCAACCTCACTAATGCCAACCTCATTGGAGCCAATCTCACTGAAGCCAGCCTCCATGATGCCAATCTCACTGAAGCCAAACTCACTAATGCCAAACTCGATGGAGTTTGGCTATCTAGAGCTAACCTGATTGGAGTCAAACTCCAGCGAGCCAAACTCACTAATGCCAGCCTCGATGAAGCCGATCTGAGTGGAGCTTGGCTTCATCGAGCCAACCTCACTAATGCCAACCTGAATGGAGCCAGCCTCGCTGAAGGCAGACTCCATGAAGCCAAACTGTGTAGAGCCGAGCTTTATGAAGCTGACCTCACTAAAGCCGACCTTTGGAAAGCCGACCTGAGCGGAGCCGACCTGAGCGGAGCCAACCTGAGCGGAGCCGACCTGAGCGGAGCCAACCTGAGCGGAGCCAACCTGAGCGGAGCCAACCTGAGCGGAGCCGACCTGAGTGGAGCCAAGAACCTAATTGCAGAACAAATCAAAAATGTTGCCAAGAATTGGGAGTACGCCAAGTACGATAAAAACTTCCGCAAAGAACTAGGTTTACCACCACAACAATGA